The genomic interval CTGCTGGGCAATCTGCCCGGCGTCCTGGGCAGCGTGCTGGGCGGTAGCAACACGGCCGGCTACGAGCGCTACCTGAGCATCCTCTCCAGCCGCACGATGTGCGAGCGCCTGGTGGACCATTTCAACCTGGTGGCGGTCTACGGGCTGGAGGAGAAAAAGCATCCACGCGAAGCTGCGATCGAAGCACTGAAAGAGAACGTCTCGTTCGATGTCGATCCGGACTTCGAGTATCTGGAAATTTCCGTACTCGATCGCGACCCGCAGCGGGCGGCCGAGATGGCCAATTTCATGGTGGAAGAACTCAATCGCATCAATGCCGACCTGCTGACGCAGAGCGCTCGACGCTACCGCCAGTACGTCGAGCGCCGCTATCACGAAGCGCTGGCCCGGCTCGACTCGGTGCTCGACGCCCAGGAGGCCTTCCACAAACGGTATGGCCTGTTCGATCTGGAGGCGCAGGCGCAGGGTTTTCTGGAATACGTGGCCACGCTGCGCGCCGAAGCGCTGCAGACCGAAATGCAGTACGAGGCGCTCCGCGCGCAGTTCGGCGACGACAACCCGCAGGTGCGCGTGCTGGCCGATATGAAGGCGACGGCCGAACGGCGCTACCGAGAAGCCCTTGAAGGCCAGGAGCGTCTGCTGCCCGTCCCGCAGCAGGAAATCCCCTCGGCCCTGCGCCAGTACTTCGACCTGGAGCGCGAGCGCCTGCTGCAGACCCGTATTCTGGAAGTGCTGGCCCCGCTGTACGAGCAGGCCCGCTTCGAAGAGGAGCGCCGCGTCGAAGCCGTGCAGGTGGTCGATCCGGCCGTGCCCCCCGTCAAAAAAGCCTGGCCCCGCCGTTCGCTCATCGTGCTGGGTATCACGCTGGCGGCCTTCGCGCTGTCCGTGTTGCTCGTACTGGCGCACGGCTGGTGGCAGGAGCAGCGCGAACTGCTGGACCGGCACGTTCTTCAACACCCGAGCGTGGCCGCTCCGCAGGTACCTTCTGGCGAGACGAAGTAACTTCTCTGCGGTTGCTTCGTATTTTCTGAAGTCGGCTTTTCCTGTCCACGCAACCGTGAACGGGCTATGTGGCTGCTCCTGCTCTTCGGCCTGCTACTCGCGCCGCAACCCGACTCGACGCGCGACGAAACCCTGCCGGGCCTGCACCTGCGCCCATCCGTCTGCGCGGAATTCTGGGAACTGGACTGCCGCCGGCCGCGACCGCTGGCCGCCTTCGCGGGCGACTTCCCGCATCGCTGGCCCTTCCGTGAAACGGCCCTGTACCGCTCGCTACCGGGCCTCCGCTACAACCGGGTAGAAGGGCTGGTGCTGGGCCTGGGCACCGAGCCGCTGGAATGGACCGAATACGACCGCGTGCGTCTGGTCGGTCAGTTGGCCTATGCCTTCGCGCTGCGCCGCTGGCGCTACGAAGTCGGGGCCGAAACGGTGCTCAATCCGGCCCAAAGCGAGGCGTTCTACCTCAAGCTGGGCGGTGGCTACTACCGCACCACCCGCACCGATGACCTGTGGAAGACCGCCCCGCTGGAAAACACGCTGGCCGCCTTCTTCTTCGGCAATGACTTCTATGCGCTCTACTACGAAACGGAGGGCTGGCAGCTCTATGCCGTGCAGCGGCTGACGCGCTATGCCCAGCTGGGTCTGGGCTTCCGCGCCGAAGACCACCGGGCGCTGCCCCAGAAAACCCGATGGGCGATGTTCGACCACCAGGCCGCCGAGGTCAACCAGCCCGCCCGTGAAGGCCGCCGGCAGGCGGTCGTGCTGACGCTGGATGCCGGACGCATTCTCGCCTACAGAGACCTGCCCGCCGGCTGGGCGCTGCGTCTGCAGGCGGAACTGGGCCGCGGTCTGGGCGGCGATTTCTCCTACAACCGCTACGTGGCCGACGGACGCCTCTACCTGTTCACCGGCCGCCACAGTCGCCTGAACCTGCGCCTGCGCGGCGGCTGGGCCGACGACGCCGCGCCCATTCAGCAGCAGTTCTTCCTGGGCGGTATCGGATCGGTGCGCGGCTATACCCAGAACAGCTTGCTCGGCACGCGGATGCTGCTGGGCAATGCCGAGCTGGTCGTTCAGGGCGTCTCGCTGGTGCCCGGCAAGGTGATCGAAGATCTGGTCTTTCTGGCCTTTGTGGATGCCGGCTGGGTCAACGCCTTCGGCACCGACGCTTTTCGGACGCAGGACCTGCTGAGCGCGGCCGGCATCGGGCTTGGCTTCGACGAAGGGCGGAGCGTGCGCCTGGAGCTGGCCTGGCCGTTGCGCGACCTCGGCCAGGGCTACCGGCCTTCACTCTGGTTCCGCATCAGCCCGGCGTTTTAACATGGGATCGGTGATTTACCGGTGCATGAGGGTACCGCACCCCATGTGGCATACGTGATCCGGTGGGTATGATCGGGCGGACACAGCGGTCCGCCCCTACGGGATAGGGAAAACGTCAAGGATCTGGTAGGGGCGCACCGCCGTGTGCGCCCGTGCTTTCTCGCATGCACTATTCCGGAAATCGTATAACCCACCGACACGGGCCGGACAGACCGATCGCAGAAGGGTTGTTGCCTTCCAGCAAAAAAAACCGCCACCCTCCGGTGGCGGGCAGGTGGGCCCTAGTGGATTCGAACCACTGACCTCTCGCGTGTGAGGCGAGCGCTCTAAACCGCTGAGCTAAGGGCCCGTTTTTTCAGGCGTCCTATAGTACGACGTTTTACCGGCACCTGTCAAGGTGCTCCATGGCTTCTTTGCACGAAGCGCATGGTCTGGAGCGTGTCGTAATGAATCGGCGCACGGTCCTTTCGGTTCCACGCGGCCGACAGCGCCCAGTCGGGCTGATACGAACCCGGCAACACCCGACGCTCGGCGCGCACCGGCGCAAGCGCTTCGAGTCGGAACGCAGGAACAGGTTCCGGTCTGGCAGCCTGCACCACGACGCCGGGCAGCTCTGCTTCCTGCTCCAGGTAGAGCAAAACGCCGGTACACATCCCCAGAATCACCAGCAGTGCCACCGCCGAGGCCAGCATTGTGGCGCTACGCAGCGGCAGGCTCAGGTACTCCAGCGACCGCTGCTCCCGCATCATCTCGCAGGCCAGCCGCTGCCGCAGCCGTGCCTGAAAGCCATCCGGTGCCCGCAGCCTGCAGGCGCCATGCTGGCAGAGCAACTGCCGCGTCCGGCACAGACATTCTACGTGGTGTGCCAGCGTCGGATTGGTGCGCAGGTACTCCTCGAATACCTGCCGCACGGCCGGATCCATCGTCCCGTCCACATACTCGCACAACAGCTCATCCAGATCGCTGAAGGGACAGTCCTGCTCCGGCTGCGATGAGTCGGGATCGTGGTAATCCTCACGCATAGGCCACCAGACGCTGCAAGTTACACCCCTGCTTTTACGCCAAAGGGCCGGCAGGAGTGTTCCCACCGGCCCTTCACTTACGACAACGGTTGGCGTTAGGATTCCTCGGGCATCGGATAAACGTCCTTGAGCAGTGCCTGCAGCTTCGTCCGACCCCGGTTGATCCGGCTTTTCACCGTACCCATCGGCAGGCCGGTGATCTCCGCGATCTCCTCGTAGGAAAGCTGCTGCACATCGCGGAGCACCACCACCTCCCGGAATTCCTCCGGGATCTGCTTGAGCGCTTCCTGGATGTAGCGGTCCTGGATGGTGCTCTCGGTGTGCCGGTCCGGGGCGAACGTCTCGTCCGGGATCTCGACCTCGTATTCCTCTTCGTCCCGGTTCACCGACTGCAGGGAGTACACACGACGCCGCTTGCGCTTCCGGTACTCGGAGCGCGCCAGGTTACCGGCGATCGTGTAGAGCCAGGTCGAGAACTTCGCAATCCGGCGATAGGAATGCCGGTTGCGATACACGCGCATAAAGGTCTCCTGCAGGAGGTCTTCGACTTCCTTCGGATCGCCCAGGAACCGGTACAGATAGTTGGCCAGCGGATCCTGGTACCGGCTCACCAGGATGTCGAAGGCCTCCACCGTTCCCGCCTGAAACAGCGACATGAGGTCCTCGTCGCTCAGGCGCTGGAGTTCCTCATAGCGCGCCTTGTTTTCTTCGGACGGCAACCGCTGCAGCGCCTCCCTGCGCAACACCACCCGCTCTTTCTGCTGAATGTTCATCGCCAGTCGATCAAGGGTTTGTTTTCAGAATTCAGGCCGCCTGTTGCAGCGGCGCCCGGCAGGCCGCCTGCACCTGCCGGAGCAGCAGGTGCAGCACCAGGCGCGGATCGCGCTGGCTCCCCCCTTTCAACTCCACGTCGGCCGCCAGCAGCGCCGCCAGCACGCGCCGGATCGCGTCGCCTCCGTACCGGCGGGCACTCTGCAGGTATTCCTGCAGAAAGTACGCCGGCACGCCGATGCGCCCGGCCAGCGCCTGGTTCGACAGACGCTGCCCCTGGCAAAGTGTCAGTCGCCAGAGCTTCGTGAAAAAAGTTGTCAGAAACGACACGATCCGGAGCGCCTCGCTGCGCGGATTCGACGCATGTTGCAATAATTGTTCCACTATGTAGACTGCGTCTGAATAACGTCCCTCCCCTACCGCCCGCTGCAGTTCGAAGATATTGTAGCTGCGCGTCTGTCCACTGACAGTAACGATGTCATCCAGCGTTAACGTATGCCGCGTGCCCGCGTAGGCAAACAATTTCCGGAGTTCCTGCACGCCGGCCTGCAGGTCGGTCCCGACGTACTCGGCCAGGCGTTGCAGCGCCTCGGGCTCGAGCCGGTAGCCTTCGCGCTCGGCGTAGCGGGCCAGCCAGCCGGGGACCTGGGCCAGACGCAGCGGCCGCAGCTCGGCCCAGACCGCATGCTGACGCAGCGCCCGGTAAGGCTGCGCGTTCAGGTTGGGCCGTCCGCTACAGGCCAGCAGCACAATGGCCTGCGGATTGGGCCGTTCGGCGTAAGCCGCAAACAGCCGGTTTTCGCGCAGGCTGTCGAAGTTGCGGACGATCACCACCCGATGCGGCGCCATGACCGGCAGCCCCTGACACAGGGCCAGCACGGCGCGAGCCTCCGTCTCGTCGCCGTAGACGATGTCCAGGTTGAACGCCCGCAGCTCGGGCGGCAGTGCGTGTTCGATGAGCAGTTGCTGGAGCGTGTCGATCAGAAACGACTCTTCGCCGTAGATGAAATACAACGGGGCGAAGTTGCCGTGCTGAAAGGCCACCTCCAGTTGCTCAAACGACAGTCCCCCGGTCTGCTGTCCCATCACCCTGTTGGTGCCGCCTCCGTGTTTTTCATTACATCGGCCGGACCTTCACACTTTCTTAAGAGAAAGGTAGAAAAACAAGACCCCGACCACAAGGCCCTGCCGAAATTGCAGCGTTGTTGCATTCAGACCACCGGGCGGGGCCGGCCGGGCAGGTGGGCGGCGTGCAGCCGATAGGCCAGCGCCCGCAGCAGTTCGGTGTCGTGCTGGATGATGAAATAGGCGTAGCGGTAAAGGTCCCAGGATTCTTCGCCGCAACGGGTCGTCCGTTCCCAGACCTCCGGGGGCGTCTGCCGGAGCGATGCGACCAGCTCCCGACGCGCCTGCTGCAGACGCTCCAGAATGACGGGCAGCGGATGCGCGTTCCAGTCCTCGGCCTCCTGCAGCACGCGGTCGTCCGGGAGCGCCAGCGCTTCGGTCTGTCCCGCCACCAGCGCCCGGATCGTCGGCAGAAACACCCGTTCGTCGGCCGCCGCCAGGATGCCGTAGGTTTCCCGCAGCGACGGCTCTTCCGGAAGCGGCCGTGCCGTCTGCAACGGCTCCGGCACCAGGTCGATGACCTGCTGCAGCGCTTCGATCTCGCGCAGCAGATGGGCCAGCTGGTCGATCAGCGCGGCGCGCAGTTCGGCTTCGTCCCGTGGTTTTCCGGCCATTTTATCCTTCGGCCCGCACGCCGCCCCACGACCGCTCCGCCGCGACCGGCTCCTCGGGCCGCAGGTGCGTGCTTTTGAGTTCTTCCATCCCCTCTTCTTCCAGCAGCCACTTCAGGAACGGCCGGTCCTTCAGGCTGTGCAGGTTGTTCTCTTTCCGGAATTCCCAGTGCTGGCCGTACTGCGGATCTTTGTAGCGATCAAGCCACTCCAGGCGATCCTTCAGGCGCTCGGCCGGCACCAGCAGCTTCTCCAGCCCGAAGATGGCCTCGTCGCGGCTCTGAAACGTCAGGTCGTATTCCTTCGACATGACGATGGCCTCTTCGGGACAGACCTCCTCGCAGTAGCCGCAGTAGATGCACCGCAGCATGTTGATCTCGAACCAGGCCGGCTCGCGCTCCTTCACATCGTCCACCTCCTTCGCCTGCATGGAGATGGCCAGCGGCGGGCAAGCCCGGGCGCACAACCCGCAGGCCACGCAGCGCGGTCGCCCGTTTTCCTCGACGAGCACCGGCCGCCCCCGGTAGCTGTCCGGCGGATACCACAGTTCGTCCGGATACTGGAACGTGTACAGCGGCGAGCGCATCTTGCGCCAGGTGTAGGCCAGCCCCTGTACGACGGCCGGCAGGTAGAGCCGCTCCCAGAAGTTCAGCTTGCGCTCGTTGGGCGAGGCCAGATTGACAGGCTTTCCGGGCATGGGTCGTGCGCGTTGGGTTCGTCCGAAGCACCGGGCGGTAAACGTCGAAGCAGGCCGCCAGGGTTCGCCATTCGCTACTTTTCCCGAAACACCAGCGTCAGCGGCACGCCCTCGAAGCCGAACGCCGCCCGGATCTGCTTTTCCAGATAACGCCGGTACGGCTCTTTGATACCCTCGGGATAGTTGCAGAAGAACGCGAACACGGGCGGTGCCGTCTCGACCTGCGTCACGTACTTGATTTTCACCGGCCGTCCCCGGTAGGTGGGCGGATGCTGCTGCCGGATGGCTTCCTGCAGCACTTCGTTGAGCTGGCTCGTAGCGATGCGCTGCTGCCGGTTTTCATAGACGCGCAGCGCCTCTTCGAGCACACGGTGAATCCGCTGGCGCGTCTTCGCCGAAATGAACACCAGCGGTACATGCTGCCAGGTCGGAAGCCGGT from Rhodothermus marinus carries:
- a CDS encoding RNA polymerase sigma factor; translated protein: MNIQQKERVVLRREALQRLPSEENKARYEELQRLSDEDLMSLFQAGTVEAFDILVSRYQDPLANYLYRFLGDPKEVEDLLQETFMRVYRNRHSYRRIAKFSTWLYTIAGNLARSEYRKRKRRRVYSLQSVNRDEEEYEVEIPDETFAPDRHTESTIQDRYIQEALKQIPEEFREVVVLRDVQQLSYEEIAEITGLPMGTVKSRINRGRTKLQALLKDVYPMPEES
- a CDS encoding NuoI/complex I 23 kDa subunit family protein; protein product: MPGKPVNLASPNERKLNFWERLYLPAVVQGLAYTWRKMRSPLYTFQYPDELWYPPDSYRGRPVLVEENGRPRCVACGLCARACPPLAISMQAKEVDDVKEREPAWFEINMLRCIYCGYCEEVCPEEAIVMSKEYDLTFQSRDEAIFGLEKLLVPAERLKDRLEWLDRYKDPQYGQHWEFRKENNLHSLKDRPFLKWLLEEEGMEELKSTHLRPEEPVAAERSWGGVRAEG
- a CDS encoding anti-sigma factor family protein, which codes for MREDYHDPDSSQPEQDCPFSDLDELLCEYVDGTMDPAVRQVFEEYLRTNPTLAHHVECLCRTRQLLCQHGACRLRAPDGFQARLRQRLACEMMREQRSLEYLSLPLRSATMLASAVALLVILGMCTGVLLYLEQEAELPGVVVQAARPEPVPAFRLEALAPVRAERRVLPGSYQPDWALSAAWNRKDRAPIHYDTLQTMRFVQRSHGAP
- the holA gene encoding DNA polymerase III subunit delta, whose product is MGQQTGGLSFEQLEVAFQHGNFAPLYFIYGEESFLIDTLQQLLIEHALPPELRAFNLDIVYGDETEARAVLALCQGLPVMAPHRVVIVRNFDSLRENRLFAAYAERPNPQAIVLLACSGRPNLNAQPYRALRQHAVWAELRPLRLAQVPGWLARYAEREGYRLEPEALQRLAEYVGTDLQAGVQELRKLFAYAGTRHTLTLDDIVTVSGQTRSYNIFELQRAVGEGRYSDAVYIVEQLLQHASNPRSEALRIVSFLTTFFTKLWRLTLCQGQRLSNQALAGRIGVPAYFLQEYLQSARRYGGDAIRRVLAALLAADVELKGGSQRDPRLVLHLLLRQVQAACRAPLQQAA
- a CDS encoding DUF5686 family protein; its protein translation is MWLLLLFGLLLAPQPDSTRDETLPGLHLRPSVCAEFWELDCRRPRPLAAFAGDFPHRWPFRETALYRSLPGLRYNRVEGLVLGLGTEPLEWTEYDRVRLVGQLAYAFALRRWRYEVGAETVLNPAQSEAFYLKLGGGYYRTTRTDDLWKTAPLENTLAAFFFGNDFYALYYETEGWQLYAVQRLTRYAQLGLGFRAEDHRALPQKTRWAMFDHQAAEVNQPAREGRRQAVVLTLDAGRILAYRDLPAGWALRLQAELGRGLGGDFSYNRYVADGRLYLFTGRHSRLNLRLRGGWADDAAPIQQQFFLGGIGSVRGYTQNSLLGTRMLLGNAELVVQGVSLVPGKVIEDLVFLAFVDAGWVNAFGTDAFRTQDLLSAAGIGLGFDEGRSVRLELAWPLRDLGQGYRPSLWFRISPAF
- a CDS encoding GumC family protein, giving the protein MTTRPTTDAQQERAWDALRRLYRARRLITGVTAVAAIGAVIFSLLLPNWYRATARVLPPASGGLSPLASQLLGNLPGVLGSVLGGSNTAGYERYLSILSSRTMCERLVDHFNLVAVYGLEEKKHPREAAIEALKENVSFDVDPDFEYLEISVLDRDPQRAAEMANFMVEELNRINADLLTQSARRYRQYVERRYHEALARLDSVLDAQEAFHKRYGLFDLEAQAQGFLEYVATLRAEALQTEMQYEALRAQFGDDNPQVRVLADMKATAERRYREALEGQERLLPVPQQEIPSALRQYFDLERERLLQTRILEVLAPLYEQARFEEERRVEAVQVVDPAVPPVKKAWPRRSLIVLGITLAAFALSVLLVLAHGWWQEQRELLDRHVLQHPSVAAPQVPSGETK
- a CDS encoding DinB family protein, with product MAGKPRDEAELRAALIDQLAHLLREIEALQQVIDLVPEPLQTARPLPEEPSLRETYGILAAADERVFLPTIRALVAGQTEALALPDDRVLQEAEDWNAHPLPVILERLQQARRELVASLRQTPPEVWERTTRCGEESWDLYRYAYFIIQHDTELLRALAYRLHAAHLPGRPRPVV